A genomic stretch from Nitrospirota bacterium includes:
- the rph gene encoding ribonuclease PH: MLRLDGRRPDQLRPVKITRDFIKYAEGSVLIEMGGTKVICTASVEEKVPPFLKDKGRGWVTAEYAMLPRATQERTQREATRGKQGGRTLEIQRLVGRALRAVTDTAEMGERTVWIDCDVIQADGGTRTASITGSFIALADAFAVLKKKDLIKKRPLTDYLAAVSVGKVGGEVLVDLAYNEDSMADVDMNLVMTGRGRFVEVQGTAERTPFEKKDFDEFMRVGWAAIQSLVMLQKELIGGLE; this comes from the coding sequence CTGCTGCGCCTGGACGGTCGCCGGCCGGACCAGCTCCGCCCCGTCAAGATCACGCGGGACTTCATCAAGTACGCCGAGGGGTCCGTGCTGATCGAGATGGGCGGCACGAAGGTGATTTGCACCGCGTCCGTCGAGGAGAAGGTGCCGCCCTTCCTCAAGGACAAGGGGCGGGGATGGGTGACGGCCGAGTACGCCATGCTTCCCCGCGCGACCCAGGAGCGGACCCAGCGCGAGGCGACTCGGGGCAAGCAAGGGGGGCGGACTCTGGAGATTCAACGGCTGGTCGGGCGCGCCCTGCGCGCGGTGACCGATACGGCGGAGATGGGGGAGCGCACCGTCTGGATCGACTGCGACGTGATCCAGGCCGACGGGGGCACGAGGACGGCCTCCATCACCGGTTCGTTCATCGCCCTGGCTGACGCGTTCGCGGTGCTGAAGAAAAAGGACCTCATCAAGAAGCGGCCCCTCACCGATTACCTGGCTGCCGTCAGCGTGGGCAAGGTCGGCGGGGAAGTCCTCGTGGACCTGGCCTACAACGAGGACTCCATGGCCGACGTGGACATGAACCTGGTCATGACCGGGCGGGGACGGTTCGTCGAGGTGCAGGGCACGGCGGAGCGGACGCCCTTCGAGAAGAAGGACTTCGACGAGTTCATGCGGGTCGGGTGGGCCGCCATCCAGAGCCTGGTCATGCTTCAGAAGGAGCTGATCGGCGGCCTGGAATGA
- a CDS encoding XTP/dITP diphosphatase, translated as MRELVLATRNPHKGAELAALLRDAGVRIRTLAEFPDAPEVEEDGETCQANATKKATAIAGYTGLPAVADDTGLMVDALNGRPGVHAARYAGADATYEDNWRKLLAELKGVPGERRRARFVTVAVIAWPSTGKVEVVEGVLEGLIAEEPAGTQGFGYDPVFLVPEIGKTLAQLSADEKNRISHRARAFLKVREILQTMNAER; from the coding sequence TTGAGAGAACTGGTGCTTGCGACCAGGAATCCTCACAAGGGCGCTGAACTGGCCGCGCTGCTGCGCGACGCGGGGGTCAGGATCAGGACGTTGGCCGAGTTCCCTGACGCGCCCGAAGTCGAGGAGGACGGGGAGACCTGCCAAGCCAACGCGACCAAGAAGGCGACCGCGATTGCCGGGTACACAGGGCTCCCGGCCGTGGCCGACGACACGGGCCTGATGGTGGACGCGCTCAATGGGCGGCCCGGCGTCCATGCGGCCCGCTATGCGGGGGCGGACGCGACCTACGAGGACAACTGGCGCAAGCTGCTTGCGGAGTTGAAGGGCGTTCCGGGGGAGCGGCGACGGGCCCGCTTCGTGACGGTGGCGGTCATCGCCTGGCCGTCCACCGGCAAGGTGGAAGTCGTCGAGGGGGTGTTAGAGGGGCTGATTGCGGAAGAGCCGGCCGGGACACAGGGATTCGGGTATGATCCGGTGTTTTTAGTCCCGGAGATCGGGAAGACGCTCGCACAACTCAGCGCGGATGAGAAAAACCGGATCAGCCACCGGGCCAGGGCCTTCTTGAAAGTGCGGGAGATCCTGCAAACGATGAATGCTGAACGATGA